GCGGCACATGGGACCTTTTTCGCTATCCAGGCATCCGCTCGGACTCTGATCTATACACCTTTGGCTTCGCATGGCAGCCGTGGGATCAGGGCACCGCGCTGGGTGAGGGCGGTGCTATCCTTAACTACATGAAGAAATGTGCGCAGACTTACGGAATCGACAGGCATGTTCACTGCCAACGGCGACTAAAACATGCCTCATGGTCTACACCCCAGCAGAAATGGACCCTTGAGGTAGAAGACATTGGCGCACAAAAGGAGCTTCAGTATCATGCCCGGTTCGTCATGCTCTGCACTGGCTACTACGACTATCACAACGGCCGTGACACGGCCATCCCCGGCCTAGAAAACTTCAAGGGCCAGGTAGTGCACCCCCAGTTTTGGCCCGAGGATCTGGACTACACCAACAAGCAGGTAGCGGTGATCGGCAGCGGCGCCACGGCCATCACGCTGATCCCCAAACTCGCCGAGAAGGCGGCTCGAACTACCATGGTGCAGCGGAGCCCGTCGTATATCTTGTCCATCCCCAACGGCGGCAAAAAGGCGCCATGGCTTGTACGGCTGTTCCCTGCGCGGTGGGCTCATGCTTACACCCGCCTGTCGTTCCTGATATGGTCCCGCCTGATCTGGCTCTTTTGTCAAACGTTTCCGGATCGGGCCCGTCAGCGGCTCCGGAACGGCGTCGAGAAGGAGTTGCCGCACCATCTGCCCTACGATCCACACTTTAGCCCACGCTACAACCCTTGGGATCAGCGTGTTTGCCTGACCCCCAATGCCGACTTCTTCAAGTGTCTGCACACGGGCAAAGCTGACGTCAAGACGGGCAACATCAAAGAGGTAGTTGCCGACGGCATCGTGCTTGAGAATGCGCCCCAAGACAGGATCCCCGCTGCTATAATCATCACGGCGACTGGCCTCAAGTTGCAACTCGCAGGTGGTGCCACCATTGACGTCGACGGCGTCCCTATCAAACCCTCTGAGCAGTACTTTTGGAACGGAACCATGCTGCAGGATGTGCCAAATCTGTCCCTTGTCATCGGCTACACCACTATCTCATGgactcttggtgttgataccGCCGCCATGCTCGTGTGCCGTCTACTGCAGAAGATGCAAAAGGCCAAGCTGTCGAGCGCCACGCCTCGAGCTGAACAGGGCCTCGCCCTGACGCCAAGGCGTCTGTTTAGCCTCTCGTCGACGTACGTCACCACGGCAGAGAGCGAGCTCCCAAGAGCCGCAGCCCAAGCACCCTGGCAGCCTCGAACCAACTACCTCTCAGATTACTGGTTCGTCAAGCTGGGCAGATTAGACAGGGGTCTTCAGTTTGTGCGGGAGGGAAAGCAGCTGTGAAATATCGATAGGGGCATCGTTGTCTACATTTGGGCAAGGGGACTGCCACATGCTTCGGTGGACACCGGGGATCTCAATCCCTTCCCTATCCTTCAGAGCATGCGGAAGAATGTCGTGCCCCACTGCACATCGTGCAACGCCTTGTACAGATCGTGTGCATCGGGAGGAAGAGCTGCTTTCAGATCAGGCTCAAGACTGAACCGAGTCGGGCGATTGAAGCGATTCAGGTCGCTTCGTTTCTTTTATTGCTCGGGCGTAAGGGACTTCGTAGAGACTTTGACGCTGTTGACTTGGGGAAATGCGGACGGGCCGCAAGAGTGCGAAGAAATGAGTCGATAGTAGAGCCAGTGACATATAATGACGGTGGCGGATGATCGAAGATAGAGTTCATTGGGAGAGTAGATGATGATTGTGGTGTTTTGTCGGGGTCAAAAGGTGTTTCTGCTTCGGGCTGTTCCCTGGGCTTCCATTTTGAAGGGCTCTCCATTGAATTGTCGCTGAGCCTTCTTTTCTTAGTTGTATTTGCTAAGGAAATTTGCCCGCGGAAGTCGATGAACGGGCTCGAAGAATCAACGGAATCGATCCATGCGCGAATGGCGTCGACGCGCATGCCGGAATAGGTTGCGCTGCGATCAAAGATTGCGATGCAATGTTAACTTGTGGGTGGAGATCCAGGATGGTGAATAAATTTGGCAGATGTATTCTTTTCGGTTGACCTGACGACACTCTACGGATATATGCGGGAATTTGTTAGTTCATTCCGCCGTTGGCTGGcggctgataagataagataagatgcGGGCGAGGCCCGCCACCCTGTATCATTTAATTCTAAGCCaagcaacatcaccatcaatcgCAACTTGCAGAAGGACACCAACTACAATCAGAGCGCTTATGCTcttactttaatatttattttaaatatgGGTTCAACTACTCGTATAGACGTTATAGgactaaaagatataggcATGTATTAAGATAATGCTATTGTATAGGAAATAGCGAGAAAGGTATGGTTCTAGGTCACACGAGTTATTTCCAGCCAATTTCAGGAACTGGTCACAATATGACGCAAGGTAGTCCCAGCATGCGCGAATCCGTCAATCAGACATGGCGGTGGCGAAATTTTGCGCTGGACGTCTTCCCTTTTGCAGCCTCTGGGTTATGAGTGAATGCAGCAGCGCCTCCAAAGGGGCCAGCAGTAGCGCTGTTTCGCACCCTTGCAATACAGATACCAGAAACGCCAGCTACCTTTCCAGTGCAAACTTGACCAGTAGGCACTTTGACAACAACGGGAAAGTCAGTCGAGCTCACGGTCGAAAAGCCCAATACTCCAATGATGTTCTGAACCACTTCAGCCGATTTAAAAGCTTTCGGATCAGTCCCTCCTGAAGTGAAGTCAATGTCTACTAGCAAGGGGCCAGCACCGTCCTCATTGACCTGAATGGCAAAAAGTCAATATGGATCACAAATGAGAATCATGGTCACGAACCTGGTGGTAGATCAACTTGAGAGTTCCATCGGATGCGGTGGTTGGCAACCCAGACTTGGCACCAACTCCAGTGGAATTCTGGACACCGTCTTCGATGTATCCACGAGGAGATGGGACACCCTTTGCCGTTTGGAAAAAGTCATCCAGAAGACCATTAACTCCATGCTCAGCCCCTACTATCGATCAGCATATAATGCCAGTTTTGAACTGCTTCTGTCGACATACCTAGGGCCAAACCGCCAACTGGAGAGCTTTCAATTCCATCTTGCACGCCTAGAATAGGTCAGTAACTCGAGTTAAAGTATATTAACAAAAGCCTACCGTTTACAACTGCACCAGCATTTCCAGTTACAAAAGACACGGCTTCTCTCGTAGCTATAGAGTGTTAGCTGTCAAGAGCTATTGTTGCTTGCCATTTCACTATACCTTCTTCGCCTCCCCCGAGGATAGTGTCAGCAAGGGACCGGCCCTTGAGACCATGCATGAAAGCCTTGATGACGCGAGCGCCGTCAACTGGGCCTTTGCTAGTGCGACCAAGTGCGGAGGCTTTACTAGTACCAAGTTCGGGGTCACGGATCACGCTAGTATCAACCTGTGCTCCGGAAGCAGCAGAGGTAGAAGATCGAGGTGTTCCATCAAGGACTGCCACCTGTTAGCAACCAGGCTCAAGTTTCCAGAGATGTTCCTACTTGTAAGTCCGGGCATGACAACACCATTTGCACCAATTACTCTGGTAATAGTTCCATGGGCATTTGCCATTTGGCTCCAGGCCAGGGcagaaagaaacaaagcGGTAAACATGTTAAAAAAGGTAACGAGCGATGAAGAAACGAGATGACTATGAGATTATTTGCGATTGATTGTTGGACATCAAGCACgtatatatattctttaataGTCAAATAAACTGAAAAATGTCACATGCTCGAAGAGACTGCCATTCCAAAATGACGTTGGCGTTGAGCTATAGTTAGATGCATGTCCTGAGAAACCGTGTTCTGAAACGCGGTGCTCGGACATGTTTCTATGGCTATACCCATTCAGGAAGGCTCATTCCCTTGAGAGTCAGGACTGTCAGTTCAGCTGTCATGATCAACGGCCAGGATGTTTCAAACACATATTCATGTCACTACTCAGGACTAACAGAGTGGAGCATGTCTCCAGAAAGAGAAGgtataaagtttttttttagtaGGATTAGTTGCTGCATGCCCGTGCACCAGAGTTCAGGTGAAGCGGTAATGCACCCAAGCGTCAACAGCACGGCCCTAGCTTCTCGGAAACAATCACGGATGTACTGTCATAGCGCTGTCACATGCAACGTGGtgcgccaacaccaactaATTCTCCAGTACAATCTAACTCAGCTTTTCAGACTTTGCTGATCTAAAACAACGAAATCTGTCATGGTCTGGTTGTTTTGGCTTCATTGCAGAGCCCCAGATGACGTATCAATTCGTCTCCCAATAATACCTCGATTACTGAAGTAAGACGTCTTATCGGATTAAACAAAATAATGCAACATGATGGTGATATTTGCGGAGGATTGCCGAACTTGGAAGTAACCCCGTGCGGGGATTGTCTTGGCCTGTGAGAGGTTTAAGGTGCTGGTGAGCGTTGCTGGCAACTTGGGATAGACATACATCACTGATCAACATGGCAGTTACTTCAATTTCACTTTTGGTGCTCGGTATTGTTGCTGGTGCAACAATTTTTTACTTGTCGTCGCCAACTAGGAAAGACAGGAAGAGGCCCCTCAAACTACCCATCATCGGCGACATCCACAACTCCCCAATCGAGAAGCCACTGCTGCGATGGGATGCTTGGGTGAAAGAAAATGGCGCTATCGCAACGTCGAAACTGTTCGGGATAATGCCTGTTGTTGTTATCAACACAGCCGAGGCAGCGACAGAGCTGCTGGGCAAGAGGGGCGCTTGGTACAGCAATCGTCCAAGGTCCGTGGGCATGGAGATGATCACAGGCGCTGGGCCAGGACAGTCACGATTCACGTTGATGCATGACATGGATGCGCATTTaaagcttcatcatcgcATCTTGTCTCCGTCGCTCGGTGGTGTCGCTGCTCCGCGCTATCAGCCCGTCATGGAACTCGAAGCCAAGCAGCTCGTCAAGGACCTCGTCGAACTGAGCGAGCACAAGTCGGTAGTCGTTACCAGCGACGATGTGTTCCCTTTCCTCGAACGCGCACAAGCGAGTATTATTCTCGCATTGCACTATAGCGTTCGGGTTCCCACCCTTGATTATCCACTTTATCAACGGGTCCGTGAGACGCAGGCTAAGGTCACCTCGTATGCGTCGAGGCCTGGCCTGCCCGATATCTTCCCATTCCTTGCCAAGCTCCCAGCGGCAATTTCACCGTGGCGTAGAGCTGCAGATAAATTATTTAACGAGCAAAAAGACCTCAACCTGCACTTGTTAAGCCTCGGTGATGACAGTCCCGGATGGAATGCAACGAAACAAGCACGCTCCCTTGCAGCGAAATACGCCAAGGAGCCGATTCCCGACATTGACCTCGCTTTCACACTTGCGACGAGTGTCCAGGGTGGTATAGAGACTAGCACTCGTACAATACTCTGGTTGTTCATCGCTGCGATGACAGCCAACAGGAGCTTTATGAAACGAGCGCATGACGTACTGGATGCTGTTGTCGGGCGGGATCGACTCCCTTGCTTCGCGGACAGATCCTCCCTCTGTTACATTGACGCTATTGTATCTGAGCTTCTGCGTTGGCGGCCTATTTCCCCGGGAGGTGTACCTCGTCGGGCAGACAAACAAGACTCTTTTAAGGGtatcaacatcgtcaagaaTGCGATGGTCTTGACAAATGCGTGGTCTATCGGCCGTGATGAAGCTGTGTTTGATCAGTCGCTGGGCGACCTCGACCAATTCATTCCCGAAAGATGGCTAGATGGTGAAAGCATACGCGTAGACATTAAGAACCAAGGAGAACTGAGGACTTCCCTCCCGTTGCCAGTATTTGGTCACGGTCGGCGAAGCTGTCTTGGAAAACGTGTTGCTGTAGATGGCACCTTTGCCCAGGTCGCAACGATGATCTGGGCATTTGACTTTGAGCCTACCCAAGACGTAGAtgaaatggagatggaggttgTCTGGTTTATGACGGAGCCCAAACAGTTCAAATTCAAGCTAAAGCCGAGGGGTTCATGGGTATCCAAGGTCATCGAGGAGGAGTGGAGGACTGCTGATAAAGACCTTGGTAAGATCATGGGCAAAATTGGTGATATTGAGGCCTGAACGTAATATCGAGAGATCTGCAAGACTTGATAATAAGATTTTGAAATGATCGCGTTGCTCCAGAGGGTTCATATGCTTCTCTGTTCGCCAAGCTCAAATGCCGCTTTTTGCTAAGATGTGGCacctattttaataatttgCCAAAGACTGTTACCCTTTTCCATAGTGGCTCTCAGAGTGGTCCAAATACGCGCCAGTCAAGCAGGTTGGTTCTATGCAAGTCAGGGAAATACAAGTAGTCTATCTAGAAGTAACCAGCTATTAAATCTTGATCGTGAGGGGTCTGCTTTAGATAACGGCTGGGAGTGCGCTGGATCCAACACCATCGGAAGCAATGGTAGTTCCGCGCCAAATAACACCAGCGACCACGAAGAATCGCCGCCTATCTCGATTACTTTGGATGCTAGTGATCCGTCTCTGATATGAACCATGTGCCGAAGACGGAATTATACGGCGTCTCAAATCGTTCAAAAAGGAAGGACGCTCTTTCAGACTTCAATATGCTCTCTTGAGCAGTAGATTACCTGTTTATGATTGTGTTCAGGCTCTCCTCAGGGTGCTTCCCAATATCGCTGCGACTGACAGCTGCAATATGGCCATATTTGATTTACTTGCCATTTAAAATCAACATTAAGCAGGGCAAGTAAAGAAAGATTTAGAAGAGAGTTACCATGGTGAAAGGAGCCCAGGAGGTCTCAGAATACGAATGGATAGCATGAATTGAGAAACCTTCTACTCGTTAAACATTAGCGATCTAGGATACCATGTCGCATTGCTTTGGGATACAGGAACGGCTTGATAtatctcgttgagatgtcataggctttaactatcaatcagCAAGATGATTCAATTTAGTGCACTATATCGAGATGATCAATACAGATCATGGGCGCCTATCTGTCTGTCTGAAAAGCATCTACTCATCGTCGTTGGGGTCAATAACAGTCTTGGACCACTTGCGAGCCTGGACGCGACGGTTGAACAAGATATCAATCTCACGGTACGAGCGACCCTTAAACTCAGGCAGCCAGATCCATGACATGAGGAAGCACACAAAGCCCGTTCCAGCCCAGACGTAGCCACACCTTCCGCCGAGGTTAGCTTCCTATAGAAATCATTAGTTCTTAAGTACATGAAGACAAGGGCACAATGGGCATACCTTGGGGTTAAGCATATagctcgacaagaagatgcAGGGGATATTAACCAGGTAGTAACTGGCACGCCCGATACCTGTCGTAAGAGGCCTGAGGCGGATGGCTGATGTCTCGCCGATAATGGCGTATGAAACAGGAGCTGGGCCAAGTGTGAAGAGAACAGACACGATAAGACCCAAGGAGGCCTGGGCCAATGAGGCTGCATTGCTCTTCCCAACACTACCTGCAATACCCAAGGCAAGGAGGAACAAGACGTTGATAAATGAGCCCCAGACGTAGATGGTGCGTCGGCCAATGTAGGTAGTCAGAATCCAGGACAGCATAACAAAAATCATCTGCAGGGCAGAGGTGATAAGTCCGAGGGCAAAAGCAGTGTTCGTGGTCATGCCAGCCTCTATAAAAAGCATCAGTACGTGTTATTGTCGAGTGGAGTAGTGAAGTAATGAGACTTACGCTCGAAGAAATATGTGGCCTGGTTGGCAATCAGATTGCCAGTCAAGTTCTGGGCAGCATATACACCGCACACAATCAGGGTTCGGTAACGGTCGGTTCCCTTGAAAAGCTCGAGGTAGCTAGGCTCCTTCTCGGACTTTTCGAGCTCGATAGTTCGACGCATCATGGCCACAGACTCCTCGTGGTTCTTGACCACAGTGCTGCGACCAAGGCGGGCGACAGCCTTAACAGCATCTTCGTATCGGCCGCGACGGGTAAGCCACCATGGAGATTCAGGGGCGAGGAAGATCAGGATAGCAAGGGGGGTTGGAAACATCCACTGCAGAGCGATGGGGACCCTGAAAGACATATATTGTCAGAATGAATCCTCATTTGTGAGTTCAAACGGTATGGAGGTGTAGGACATACCTGTACGCTGCCTTCTCTTCAAGTCCGTTGTAGTGATACGCGACGCCGTTGACGATAATGGAACCGATAGCCCAGAACATTTGCAACATCTGGGTTGCAGGGGCACGTAGTCTCATTGGGACAATTTCACTGCAATACGCGGGGGCATTGGCGATAAAGATACCCCATGGAATACCCTCGAGGACCTGGGCTGCTACCATAACAGAAAGCGAattggcaaagaagaagacgaagataaAGGCATTGAGAAGCATCAGACCTCCGATCGTGGCCCAGCGGTACCCAATGCGACTAGTAATCGGGCCAGCAATAGTCACGCCAATAAGAGCACCGACGGGACCGCAGCACTGAAGGGCGGACTGCCAAGGACCCGTGATGACATACTTGTTGACGTTTGCGCTGTAGACACCGTAGTCCTGTGCGAACTTGGGCAGGGCGATGAAGTTTCCCATCAGGAAGACGCAGTACGACTCCATGATCTGATGTTGTCAGCTTGGGGGAGTTAGCCAGGGTCCATGAGAGAGAACTTACAATGGTGCATGACATGATGAATGCCCATAGGGTGGCCATGGGGTAGGCACGGACGGCCTCGAGGACGCCCATGTTGAACTCGGCATTTTCAGCTTCAATGGCATCGCCTTTGAACTGGGCGATTTCAGCCTTGTGATCGAGATCTGCCTGGTGGTTGATGGTATGCTTCTGAgtctcaatctcagcagccGAGACTggctcctccttctcagagATACCCATGTTGGCTGTCGGTACAAAGATGAAAGTGAGAGGTAATGAGGGGGGGAGAGAGTTGTGTCTCAGAGAGCTAATGATGGGATAAAATGGATCGGTC
This DNA window, taken from Fusarium fujikuroi IMI 58289 draft genome, chromosome FFUJ_chr11, encodes the following:
- a CDS encoding related to monooxygenase, with the protein product MDTFDVIIVGAGLAGINAAYRLQIALPNLSYAILEARDDIGGTWDLFRYPGIRSDSDLYTFGFAWQPWDQGTALGEGGAILNYMKKCAQTYGIDRHVHCQRRLKHASWSTPQQKWTLEVEDIGAQKELQYHARFVMLCTGYYDYHNGRDTAIPGLENFKGQVVHPQFWPEDLDYTNKQVAVIGSGATAITLIPKLAEKAARTTMVQRSPSYILSIPNGGKKAPWLVRLFPARWAHAYTRLSFLIWSRLIWLFCQTFPDRARQRLRNGVEKELPHHLPYDPHFSPRYNPWDQRVCLTPNADFFKCLHTGKADVKTGNIKEVVADGIVLENAPQDRIPAAIIITATGLKLQLAGGATIDVDGVPIKPSEQYFWNGTMLQDVPNLSLVIGYTTISWTLGVDTAAMLVCRLLQKMQKAKLSSATPRAEQGLALTPRRLFSLSSTYVTTAESELPRAAAQAPWQPRTNYLSDYWFVKLGRLDRGLQFVREGKQL
- a CDS encoding related to gEgh 16 protein; translation: MFTALFLSALAWSQMANAHGTITRVIGANGVVMPGLTILDGTPRSSTSAASGAQVDTSVIRDPELGTSKASALGRTSKGPVDGARVIKAFMHGLKGRSLADTILGGGEEATREAVSFVTGNAGAVVNGVQDGIESSPVGGLALGAEHGVNGLLDDFFQTAKGVPSPRGYIEDGVQNSTGVGAKSGLPTTASDGTLKLIYHQVNEDGAGPLLVDIDFTSGGTDPKAFKSAEVVQNIIGVLGFSTVSSTDFPVVVKVPTGQVCTGKVAGVSGICIARVRNSATAGPFGGAAAFTHNPEAAKGKTSSAKFRHRHV
- a CDS encoding related to O-methylsterigmatocystin oxidoreductase codes for the protein MAVTSISLLVLGIVAGATIFYLSSPTRKDRKRPLKLPIIGDIHNSPIEKPLLRWDAWVKENGAIATSKLFGIMPVVVINTAEAATELLGKRGAWYSNRPRSVGMEMITGAGPGQSRFTLMHDMDAHLKLHHRILSPSLGGVAAPRYQPVMELEAKQLVKDLVELSEHKSVVVTSDDVFPFLERAQASIILALHYSVRVPTLDYPLYQRVRETQAKVTSYASRPGLPDIFPFLAKLPAAISPWRRAADKLFNEQKDLNLHLLSLGDDSPGWNATKQARSLAAKYAKEPIPDIDLAFTLATSVQGGIETSTRTILWLFIAAMTANRSFMKRAHDVLDAVVGRDRLPCFADRSSLCYIDAIVSELLRWRPISPGGVPRRADKQDSFKGINIVKNAMVLTNAWSIGRDEAVFDQSLGDLDQFIPERWLDGESIRVDIKNQGELRTSLPLPVFGHGRRSCLGKRVAVDGTFAQVATMIWAFDFEPTQDVDEMEMEVVWFMTEPKQFKFKLKPRGSWVSKVIEEEWRTADKDLGKIMGKIGDIEA
- a CDS encoding related to alpha-glucoside transport protein, producing the protein MGISEKEEPVSAAEIETQKHTINHQADLDHKAEIAQFKGDAIEAENAEFNMGVLEAVRAYPMATLWAFIMSCTIIMESYCVFLMGNFIALPKFAQDYGVYSANVNKYVITGPWQSALQCCGPVGALIGVTIAGPITSRIGYRWATIGGLMLLNAFIFVFFFANSLSVMVAAQVLEGIPWGIFIANAPAYCSEIVPMRLRAPATQMLQMFWAIGSIIVNGVAYHYNGLEEKAAYRVPIALQWMFPTPLAILIFLAPESPWWLTRRGRYEDAVKAVARLGRSTVVKNHEESVAMMRRTIELEKSEKEPSYLELFKGTDRYRTLIVCGVYAAQNLTGNLIANQATYFFEQAGMTTNTAFALGLITSALQMIFVMLSWILTTYIGRRTIYVWGSFINVLFLLALGIAGSVGKSNAASLAQASLGLIVSVLFTLGPAPVSYAIIGETSAIRLRPLTTGIGRASYYLVNIPCIFLSSYMLNPKEANLGGRCGYVWAGTGFVCFLMSWIWLPEFKGRSYREIDILFNRRVQARKWSKTVIDPNDDE